The Leucoraja erinacea ecotype New England chromosome 29, Leri_hhj_1, whole genome shotgun sequence genome has a window encoding:
- the LOC129711326 gene encoding insulin gene enhancer protein ISL-1-like — MVFIWVAEEVPLSTCRGCSKHITDPYILRVYPDLEWHAACLKCVECNQNLDESCTCFIKEGKIYCKTDYFSKFSVRCAQCQAGLSSLDLVLRAGDLTYHQRCFCCVACSRQLMPGDEFTLRFDGPYCIQDGGLPDSSLNHKGVISPLANTNNLYLSEKLKAHRSAAHAAKHSDTITRVRTVLSEQQLLTLRTCYAANPRPDALMKQQLIEMTGLNSRVIRVWFQNKRCKDKKKSVLQKHIDQRDRDKADIRGLIGTLMVAMSPLTQKADLYCSPIEVHKCYTPWEDLKDFTQQVAFSGGRCHSNCSSSEVSAPSSQLPDTLSSGGSQAADL; from the exons ATGGTTTTTATCTGGGTTGCAGAGGAAGTCCCACTGTCTACCTGTAGGGGCTGTAGTAAACACATTACCGACCCATACATTCTGAGAGTCTACCCTGACTTGGAGTGGCATGCAGCCTGTCTCAAGTGTGTGGAGTGTAACCAGAATCTGGACGAGAGCTGTACTTGCTTCATCAAGGAAGGAAAGATATACTGCAAGACTGACTATTTCAG CAAATTTTCCGTGAGATGTGCTCAGTGTCAGGCGGGATTGTCATCCTTAGACCTGGTCCTAAGGGCTGGAGACCTCACCTATCACCAACGATGTTTCTGCTGTGTGGCCTGCAGTCGGCAGCTCATGCCTGGAGATGAGTTCACGCTGCGATTTGACGGACCATACTGTATTCAGGACGGTGGGCTTCCAGATTCCAGCTTAAACCACAAGGGTGTTATCAGTCCTCTAGCCAACACCAACAACTTATATCTGTCAG AAAAACTCAAAGCCCACCGATCAGCAGCACATGCTGCAAAACACTCGGATACGATAACCCGTGTACGGACGGTGCTGAGCGAGCAGCAGTTGCTCACGCTGCGGACATGTTATGCGGCAAACCCGCGGCCAGATGCACTCATGAAGCAGCAACTGATAGAGATGACGGGCCTCAACTCGAGGGTCATCAGGGTCTGGTTTCAGAATAAACGGTGCAAGGACAAAAAGAAGAGTGTTTTGCAGAAACACATAGACCAGCGCGACAGGGACAAAGCA GATATCCGAGGGTTGATTGGAACCTTGATGGTAGCCATGAGTCCACTAACACAGAAAGCTGATTTATACTGCAGTCCTATTGAGGTTCACAAATGTTACACACCATGGGAAGATCTAAAGGACTTTACACAGCAG GTAGCCTTTTCTGGTGGAAGATGCCACTCAAACTGCAGTAGTAGTGAGGTGTCAGCTCCAAGTTCCCAACTTCCAGATACACTGAGCAGCGGAGGATCCCAAGCAGCAGATCTCTGA